One genomic region from Arthrobacter pigmenti encodes:
- a CDS encoding Xaa-Pro peptidase family protein encodes MKFSQRLPATFYQDVHGRVRTELERYGLDALIVDDPHEVAYLSGFFHHPNERPAAVWISADRSVLLLPELEREHAIAQNAAVDQIVAFAEYPGVHSPFEPLAREIGRSGNWGHSPMLATGRLHELQSVFDGVAWRMCGIVDALRLIKSPEEIDLHRQAAALGDVMLHAGRNLIEAAIADGGALPTEAELAGHVTRSGTDWMYATHGDVVVVPMLAAGLVYAGANTAFPHGLPSSYRLQPGDTVILSLGGAVGGRYAESERTFFLGDPTDEQRRYFEADHRAQEVGTKELRPGAVCRDVNRACLDVIRDAGLGEYIRHRQGHGIGLNFHEPPWLEDGDASALEAGMVVSSEPGIYVPGHAGYRISDTVLITDDGAERLTCYPRDLDDVIIKL; translated from the coding sequence GTGAAATTCTCGCAAAGACTGCCCGCTACGTTTTATCAGGATGTCCACGGCCGTGTGCGGACCGAACTGGAACGTTACGGGCTGGACGCACTGATTGTCGATGACCCGCACGAGGTCGCCTACCTCAGCGGCTTCTTCCACCACCCCAACGAACGCCCGGCGGCGGTATGGATTTCTGCGGACCGTTCCGTGCTCCTCCTGCCCGAACTGGAGCGTGAGCACGCGATCGCGCAAAACGCCGCCGTCGACCAGATTGTGGCCTTCGCCGAGTACCCCGGCGTACACAGCCCCTTCGAGCCGCTTGCCCGTGAGATCGGCCGATCGGGCAACTGGGGCCATTCACCCATGCTCGCCACCGGCCGGCTGCACGAGCTGCAGTCTGTGTTCGACGGCGTCGCCTGGCGGATGTGCGGCATCGTTGACGCGCTGCGGCTGATCAAAAGTCCGGAGGAGATCGACCTGCACCGACAGGCCGCGGCTCTGGGCGACGTCATGTTGCACGCCGGCCGGAACCTGATCGAGGCGGCCATCGCCGACGGCGGCGCGTTGCCCACCGAAGCCGAGCTGGCCGGCCACGTGACCCGCTCCGGCACCGACTGGATGTACGCAACGCACGGCGACGTCGTGGTCGTTCCGATGCTTGCGGCGGGCCTGGTCTATGCCGGTGCCAACACGGCGTTTCCGCACGGACTGCCGTCGTCGTACAGGCTGCAACCGGGCGATACCGTCATCCTGTCCCTGGGCGGCGCGGTGGGCGGACGCTACGCCGAAAGTGAGCGGACCTTCTTCCTTGGCGATCCCACCGATGAGCAGCGGCGCTACTTCGAGGCAGACCACCGTGCACAGGAGGTCGGCACCAAGGAACTGCGGCCGGGCGCCGTCTGCCGCGACGTCAACCGGGCCTGCCTGGACGTCATTCGGGATGCCGGGCTCGGCGAGTATATCCGGCACCGGCAGGGCCACGGAATCGGGCTGAACTTCCATGAGCCACCGTGGCTTGAGGACGGTGACGCATCGGCGCTTGAAGCCGGGATGGTGGTGTCGAGCGAACCGGGAATCTACGTTCCCGGGCACGCCGGCTACCGGATCTCGGACACCGTCCTGATTACCGACGACGGCGCCGAACGCCTCACCTGCTACCCGCGCGACCTCGACGACGTCATTATCAAACTGTGA
- a CDS encoding alpha/beta fold hydrolase: MILTINGNPLDVELLGDDPDAPLLIAHHGAPGLGSKSEPRMAFGPLSDLFRVLVFDARGSGKSGDTGPFTHEQWVADVDALREWAGAETFVMAGGSYGGFIAMEYAIAHPERLRALVLRDTSADHEHNDLAIANARSSDRVDIDEDMLMRMMEGRIRDNQDFKDSWRELLPLYGFTFDPAVVEERVNSTDYHYATHNAAFSQNLNHYDVKPMLPSVSCPALVTVGRTDWITPVSCSERIAELIPDSQLAIFEESGHSPPSDEPELFQQTVRDFLKTHALY; the protein is encoded by the coding sequence ATGATCCTGACCATCAACGGCAACCCGCTCGACGTCGAACTGTTGGGCGACGATCCCGACGCACCATTGCTCATTGCACACCACGGCGCTCCCGGCCTGGGTTCGAAGAGCGAGCCGCGCATGGCCTTCGGGCCGCTTTCGGACCTGTTCCGGGTACTCGTCTTCGACGCGCGCGGAAGCGGCAAGAGCGGCGACACCGGGCCGTTCACACATGAGCAATGGGTGGCCGACGTCGATGCGCTCCGCGAGTGGGCCGGCGCCGAAACGTTTGTGATGGCTGGCGGATCCTACGGCGGATTCATCGCCATGGAGTACGCCATTGCGCATCCGGAGCGGCTGCGGGCCCTGGTGCTGCGGGACACCTCTGCAGACCACGAGCACAACGACCTCGCGATCGCCAACGCCCGCTCATCTGACCGGGTTGATATCGATGAGGACATGCTGATGCGCATGATGGAGGGCCGGATCCGCGACAATCAGGACTTCAAGGACTCCTGGCGTGAACTGCTGCCGCTGTACGGATTCACGTTCGACCCCGCGGTGGTGGAGGAACGGGTCAACAGCACCGACTACCACTACGCCACCCACAACGCGGCCTTCTCGCAGAACCTGAACCATTACGACGTGAAGCCGATGCTTCCCAGCGTCAGCTGTCCCGCGCTGGTGACTGTCGGGCGGACAGACTGGATCACGCCGGTCTCCTGCAGCGAGCGGATCGCCGAACTGATTCCGGATTCACAACTTGCCATCTTCGAGGAGTCCGGGCACTCACCGCCATCAGACGAACCGGAGCTTTTCCAGCAGACAGTGCGCGATTTCCTGAAAACCCACGCACTGTACTGA
- a CDS encoding PIN domain-containing protein, protein MTSARGLLDTSVVIDWHDPAVVAALPEEMAVSAVTVSELAAGPHLAVTPSEAARRQARLQEAVAMFDPIPFDGAAARSYGLIVAAVAGEGRKPRSRVADLLIAATARANGLDLYTRNGDDFVGLEDLVRVITI, encoded by the coding sequence GTGACCAGCGCTCGAGGGCTCCTGGATACCTCGGTGGTCATCGATTGGCATGACCCCGCGGTGGTCGCCGCGTTGCCTGAGGAGATGGCGGTCTCCGCCGTCACTGTGTCTGAGCTTGCAGCCGGGCCTCATCTCGCTGTCACACCAAGCGAGGCGGCAAGGCGGCAAGCGCGACTTCAGGAGGCCGTGGCGATGTTTGACCCGATCCCCTTCGATGGTGCGGCCGCCCGCAGTTACGGGCTGATTGTCGCTGCCGTCGCCGGGGAAGGACGGAAGCCGCGTAGCCGAGTCGCGGATCTGCTGATTGCAGCGACTGCCCGCGCAAACGGCCTCGACCTCTACACGCGCAACGGAGATGACTTCGTGGGGCTTGAGGATCTGGTCCGCGTCATCACAATCTGA
- a CDS encoding type II toxin-antitoxin system Phd/YefM family antitoxin, producing MMKTIAQRELRNDNAKVIDAVAGGESFIITRNGEPVAELRPVRASRSTFVSREELAALAVAGVRIDRHQFRSDLDQLIDQSL from the coding sequence ATGATGAAGACAATCGCACAACGAGAGTTGCGCAATGACAACGCGAAAGTAATTGACGCAGTGGCGGGAGGCGAATCCTTCATAATCACACGCAACGGTGAACCTGTTGCCGAGTTGCGTCCTGTACGAGCCAGCCGCAGCACTTTCGTATCCCGCGAGGAGCTCGCTGCGTTGGCGGTTGCCGGTGTGCGAATCGATCGGCATCAGTTCCGATCCGATCTGGATCAGCTGATCGATCAAAGCCTGTGA
- a CDS encoding Lrp/AsnC family transcriptional regulator encodes MAETPEIIDTQLIRALQREGRASYQDLARELRLPRATVSARLRSLLENSTVRVVAAVDPAFLGQHVIAHVSVVASGPVGHIAGEIAHWSEAVLVSAIGGTHDLIAEIRVASHDELHALLTQLREHPNVAYIDTLIYTGVVKGFFISQYAGEVSIDDVDTQLIEILQKDGRASYRDLAAAVGLSPTAARTRVQRLLDARIIKISAVEARGAGGRQLSMGVGMNLAGDNDAVLDLLRRSSHVEFVAQTVGRFDAVATLAASSPRELLDQLEQIRSLPGVSRIDSWLHLEVVKEDYARRIV; translated from the coding sequence TTGGCTGAAACTCCCGAAATCATCGACACCCAGCTCATTCGAGCGCTGCAGCGTGAGGGCCGCGCGAGTTATCAGGACCTCGCGCGCGAGTTGCGGCTGCCGCGCGCCACTGTTTCCGCGCGCTTACGGTCGCTGCTGGAGAACTCCACGGTCCGGGTGGTGGCAGCTGTTGATCCGGCGTTCCTCGGGCAGCACGTCATCGCGCACGTGTCAGTTGTGGCGTCCGGCCCTGTCGGCCACATCGCCGGGGAGATTGCGCATTGGTCCGAGGCCGTGCTGGTGTCTGCGATCGGCGGCACCCATGACCTCATCGCGGAGATCAGGGTGGCGTCCCATGACGAGCTGCATGCCCTGCTCACCCAATTGCGCGAGCATCCCAACGTCGCCTATATCGACACACTGATCTACACGGGCGTGGTCAAGGGTTTCTTCATCTCGCAGTATGCGGGAGAGGTGAGCATTGACGACGTCGACACCCAACTCATCGAAATCCTCCAGAAGGACGGGCGCGCCAGCTATCGGGACCTGGCCGCCGCCGTCGGGCTCTCCCCCACAGCGGCGCGGACACGTGTGCAGCGCCTGTTGGATGCCCGCATCATCAAGATCAGTGCGGTCGAAGCCCGGGGTGCCGGCGGGCGGCAGCTGTCCATGGGCGTCGGGATGAACCTGGCCGGCGATAACGACGCCGTCCTGGATCTCCTGCGCCGCTCATCCCACGTGGAGTTCGTTGCCCAGACGGTGGGGCGGTTCGACGCCGTCGCCACTCTTGCGGCCTCCTCTCCCCGGGAGCTCCTGGATCAGCTGGAGCAGATCCGCAGCCTCCCGGGCGTGAGCCGCATTGACTCCTGGCTCCACCTGGAGGTGGTGAAGGAGGACTATGCGCGGCGGATCGTCTGA
- a CDS encoding MFS transporter has translation MSHTPATRPQFSHARARRAGFAAFVGTAIEWYDFYIYATAAALVFGPLFFPEQDRLAGIALAFATYAVGFLVRPLGGIIFGHIGDKFGRRPSLVITLLIMGLSTMFVGLLPTYESIGAWAAVMLVILRALQGLAVGGEWGGAVLMAVEHAPEKHKTFYGGFPQLGNPAGALGATAIFAWLSAQGETFLIDGGWRIPFLLSVVLIAVGFWVRYRVEESPVFEKEVEGQNQSIPLSYALRNNWKPILLGIGLLPISTGGYYLATTFTTAYGTDPSVGLDATFILNAMSIASLCELITCLFIAWLGDKFGRKRIMFIGLVGSMVLIIPQFLLMTGGSEWMIFVAFAAVRVAMNFTYAPVATILSQLFRPQARYTSISLSYGVAAAVWAGLSPIAALWLFDQTGTVWSVIALFIAMGILGIICLALAPQHRDDDIFADDDDAATSAQQKESSQS, from the coding sequence ATGTCACACACACCAGCAACCCGGCCGCAGTTCAGCCACGCCCGCGCCCGCCGGGCCGGGTTCGCGGCCTTCGTCGGCACAGCCATCGAATGGTACGACTTCTACATCTACGCCACGGCCGCTGCCCTGGTCTTCGGCCCACTCTTCTTCCCGGAGCAGGACCGGCTCGCCGGAATCGCGCTGGCCTTCGCCACTTACGCCGTCGGATTCCTGGTCCGGCCGCTGGGTGGAATCATCTTCGGGCACATCGGCGACAAGTTCGGCCGCCGCCCATCGCTGGTCATCACGCTGCTGATCATGGGCCTGTCCACCATGTTTGTCGGCCTGCTTCCCACTTACGAGAGCATCGGCGCCTGGGCCGCCGTGATGCTGGTGATCCTGCGCGCGTTGCAGGGCCTCGCCGTCGGCGGTGAATGGGGCGGCGCCGTGCTGATGGCCGTTGAACACGCCCCGGAGAAACACAAGACCTTCTACGGCGGCTTCCCGCAGCTGGGCAACCCGGCGGGCGCACTCGGCGCCACCGCGATCTTCGCCTGGCTGTCCGCACAGGGTGAGACCTTCCTGATCGACGGCGGCTGGCGCATCCCGTTCCTGCTCTCGGTGGTGCTGATCGCCGTCGGCTTCTGGGTCCGCTACCGGGTGGAGGAATCGCCGGTCTTCGAAAAGGAAGTGGAAGGCCAGAATCAGTCCATCCCCCTCTCCTACGCGCTGCGCAACAACTGGAAGCCAATCCTCCTCGGCATCGGCCTGCTGCCCATCTCTACCGGCGGCTACTACCTCGCCACCACCTTCACCACCGCCTACGGCACGGACCCATCCGTTGGCCTCGACGCAACCTTCATCCTCAACGCAATGTCCATCGCCTCCCTCTGCGAGCTGATCACGTGCCTGTTCATCGCCTGGCTTGGCGACAAATTCGGCCGCAAACGGATCATGTTCATCGGCCTGGTGGGTTCAATGGTGCTCATCATCCCGCAGTTCCTGCTGATGACCGGCGGATCCGAATGGATGATCTTCGTAGCCTTCGCCGCCGTCCGCGTGGCCATGAACTTCACCTACGCGCCGGTCGCCACCATCCTGTCCCAGCTGTTCCGCCCGCAGGCCCGCTACACCTCCATCTCACTGTCCTATGGTGTGGCCGCCGCCGTCTGGGCCGGACTGTCCCCGATCGCCGCCCTCTGGCTGTTCGATCAGACCGGCACAGTCTGGAGCGTGATCGCCCTCTTCATCGCGATGGGCATCCTCGGCATCATCTGCCTGGCGCTGGCCCCACAACACCGCGACGACGACATCTTCGCCGATGACGACGACGCCGCCACCTCCGCCCAGCAGAAGGAGAGCTCCCAGTCATGA
- a CDS encoding amidohydrolase, with translation MRKLKTYDDGADFQPLLVTAGTIHTLETASEGASPGAAAATGPGATAMLIAAGRVAAVGTEAECRAAAVGLGLGEPERHDLGDATVVPGFVDPHAHPLMYGQMKTWVDCGPDKAGSIPEIVALLQDAVQSAPAGTPIRGYGYEHRNLAEGRHPTRQELDQVASDREVYLMNASGHGGVVNSYTLDLNGVTRDTPNPAGGEFFRDADGDLTGELSDAACNILTGLEGVKVGHHGPNFHLADAPEEHLRQLAAAQQEFLAGGVTTVGDCQVSRREFDMYLRLADADQLKLRFSMYFLSHLLEEGLEIGMTGAFGNAHLSFAGFKFYADGTLGGWTAYFPDGYVGDPCRTGQLYHDPADYAALILKAHAAGLQTATHAQSPTALEMVISAIEAAQAEFPDSDARHRIEHCGLPTPEQIHRMAAAGIYPVNQPQHYYNWGEGVTAAVGTPGERFNPLGEFVKAGVPVTLSSDAPVAEPRPLEAIQAAVTRVTRRGHQLGSDTLRITAAQALQGHTLNGARALGREDDLGSLSVGKRADFAVLSADPLSVEPETIAEIDVLQTWVGGKQQFVRAGSEPALAGVTGA, from the coding sequence ATGAGGAAGCTGAAAACGTACGACGACGGCGCGGACTTCCAGCCGCTGCTGGTCACCGCCGGGACCATCCACACGCTGGAAACAGCTTCAGAGGGCGCGTCACCAGGCGCGGCGGCCGCCACCGGACCGGGCGCGACGGCGATGCTCATCGCTGCAGGGCGGGTCGCCGCAGTCGGGACCGAGGCAGAGTGCCGAGCGGCCGCCGTCGGACTCGGACTGGGCGAACCGGAGCGTCACGACCTTGGCGACGCGACAGTGGTGCCCGGGTTCGTGGACCCGCACGCACATCCGCTGATGTACGGGCAGATGAAAACCTGGGTGGACTGCGGGCCGGACAAGGCGGGCAGCATCCCGGAGATCGTGGCCCTGCTTCAGGACGCCGTGCAGAGCGCACCGGCCGGAACCCCGATCCGCGGCTACGGGTACGAGCACCGCAACCTGGCTGAAGGCCGCCACCCAACCCGGCAGGAACTGGACCAGGTTGCCTCCGATCGTGAGGTCTATCTCATGAACGCCTCCGGCCATGGCGGCGTGGTGAACAGCTACACTCTGGACCTGAACGGCGTCACCCGGGACACCCCGAACCCGGCCGGCGGTGAGTTCTTCCGCGACGCCGACGGCGATCTGACCGGCGAGCTCTCCGACGCCGCGTGCAACATCCTGACCGGGCTGGAAGGCGTGAAGGTGGGCCACCACGGTCCCAACTTCCACCTCGCCGACGCACCCGAAGAACATCTGCGCCAGCTGGCCGCCGCGCAGCAGGAGTTCCTTGCAGGCGGCGTCACGACGGTGGGCGACTGCCAGGTCTCGCGGCGTGAGTTCGACATGTACCTGCGGCTGGCCGATGCGGATCAGCTCAAGCTGCGGTTCAGCATGTACTTTCTCTCGCACCTGCTGGAGGAGGGCTTGGAGATCGGCATGACCGGTGCGTTCGGTAACGCGCACCTGAGCTTCGCCGGGTTCAAGTTCTACGCTGACGGCACGCTCGGCGGGTGGACCGCGTACTTCCCGGACGGGTACGTGGGGGACCCTTGCCGGACCGGCCAGCTCTACCACGACCCGGCGGATTACGCCGCGCTCATCCTCAAAGCTCACGCTGCCGGTCTGCAGACGGCGACGCACGCGCAGTCGCCAACGGCGCTGGAGATGGTGATCTCCGCGATCGAGGCGGCGCAGGCGGAGTTCCCGGATTCCGATGCCCGGCACCGCATCGAACACTGCGGCCTGCCCACGCCGGAGCAGATCCACCGGATGGCCGCCGCGGGAATCTATCCGGTGAACCAGCCGCAGCACTACTACAACTGGGGCGAAGGGGTGACCGCCGCCGTCGGGACCCCGGGTGAACGCTTCAACCCGCTCGGCGAATTCGTGAAAGCCGGTGTGCCGGTGACACTGAGTTCGGACGCCCCGGTAGCCGAGCCGCGCCCTCTCGAAGCGATCCAGGCCGCCGTCACCCGGGTGACCCGGCGTGGGCATCAGCTGGGCTCGGACACGCTGCGGATCACCGCCGCGCAGGCGTTGCAAGGCCACACACTCAACGGCGCACGGGCACTCGGACGCGAGGACGACCTCGGCTCCCTCTCCGTGGGCAAGCGCGCCGACTTCGCCGTGCTCTCAGCCGATCCGCTATCCGTTGAACCGGAGACCATCGCGGAGATCGACGTGCTGCAGACCTGGGTGGGTGGCAAGCAGCAGTTCGTGCGGGCCGGCTCAGAGCCCGCGCTGGCAGGAGTTACCGGTGCCTGA
- a CDS encoding thiamine pyrophosphate-binding protein: MPETELMEEAQLPDGVVTDNVGGTVMTLLRGYGIDAIFGIPGTHNLEFYRHVGPLGIRAVTTRHEQGAGYGADGWAQQTGLPGVVITTSGPGLLNALSAAGTAYCESRPLIILSPGVPEGEEFADIGALHETKDATGAAGAIVEWSRRVHSGTEAAQAIHNAFELFRYSRPRPVHIEVPLNVLEGPSDCPAELLQPAPRRNPAGANQQDLELAARLLTEARRPVLLAGGGSLRAGADLLRLAEMLDAPVITTLNGKGAIPETHPLSLGSDIRLPAAQQLCEDADVLLILGSKVGDAELWFRKLQPAGTVIRADILASQMVKNIHADVALVGDSAAVVPQLLAELKDKYDDGAAPRAESGTDRAGRLRPVLLDAARELAPPLAALAEAVASVLPPDTILGGDSSQVTYLGTASFVPQERAHSFLYTPAYATLGYGLPASIGAKVAAPDRPVVCVLGDGALMFAVQELATAVEQRLDLVVVCADNGGYGEIRQNEIDRGIPPIGVELVQPDWAALATAFGGHGQRITAVEQLAPVLAEAINAGGVQLLHVPTVLFEQA, from the coding sequence GTGCCTGAAACTGAACTGATGGAAGAGGCTCAACTGCCCGACGGCGTCGTCACCGACAACGTTGGCGGCACCGTGATGACCCTCCTGCGCGGCTACGGAATAGACGCCATCTTCGGCATCCCCGGCACGCACAACCTCGAGTTCTACCGGCACGTTGGGCCGCTCGGCATCCGCGCGGTGACCACCCGGCATGAACAGGGCGCCGGGTACGGGGCCGACGGCTGGGCGCAGCAGACCGGCCTCCCCGGGGTCGTCATCACCACCTCCGGGCCGGGTCTGCTCAACGCGCTGTCCGCGGCGGGAACTGCCTACTGCGAGTCGCGCCCGCTGATCATCCTCTCCCCGGGCGTGCCGGAGGGCGAGGAGTTCGCGGACATCGGTGCCCTGCACGAAACCAAGGACGCCACGGGAGCTGCCGGCGCGATCGTGGAGTGGTCCCGGCGCGTGCACAGCGGCACCGAGGCCGCGCAGGCGATACACAATGCCTTCGAGCTGTTCCGGTACTCCCGACCGCGCCCCGTGCACATCGAGGTTCCGCTGAACGTCCTCGAAGGGCCAAGCGATTGCCCGGCCGAGCTGCTTCAACCCGCACCGCGACGGAACCCGGCGGGCGCGAACCAGCAGGATCTCGAGCTCGCCGCCCGGCTGCTTACCGAAGCCCGCCGTCCGGTGCTGTTGGCCGGCGGCGGGTCACTCCGCGCCGGCGCGGACCTGCTGCGGCTCGCGGAAATGCTGGACGCGCCGGTGATCACCACCCTCAACGGCAAGGGCGCCATTCCCGAAACGCATCCGCTCTCGCTCGGCTCGGACATCCGGCTGCCCGCCGCGCAGCAGCTATGCGAAGACGCCGATGTGCTCCTGATCCTTGGCTCCAAAGTGGGTGACGCCGAACTCTGGTTCCGCAAACTGCAACCGGCGGGGACCGTGATCCGCGCGGACATCCTGGCGTCCCAAATGGTCAAGAACATCCACGCCGACGTTGCGCTGGTTGGCGACAGCGCCGCCGTCGTACCCCAACTGCTCGCCGAGCTGAAGGACAAGTACGACGACGGCGCCGCGCCCCGAGCGGAGAGCGGCACCGACCGCGCGGGCCGGCTGCGTCCCGTGCTGCTCGATGCCGCACGGGAACTCGCACCGCCGCTGGCCGCGCTCGCCGAAGCCGTAGCTTCCGTGCTGCCGCCCGACACGATCCTCGGCGGCGATTCGTCCCAGGTGACATACCTCGGAACGGCGAGTTTTGTGCCGCAGGAGCGGGCGCACTCGTTCCTCTACACGCCGGCATACGCAACGCTGGGCTACGGCCTGCCGGCGTCGATCGGCGCGAAGGTGGCGGCGCCGGATCGGCCTGTGGTCTGCGTGCTCGGCGATGGCGCTCTGATGTTCGCCGTGCAGGAACTGGCAACTGCGGTGGAGCAGCGGCTGGACCTCGTGGTGGTCTGCGCGGACAACGGCGGTTACGGCGAGATTCGGCAGAACGAGATTGATCGCGGAATCCCACCCATCGGCGTCGAGCTGGTCCAGCCGGACTGGGCTGCCCTCGCAACCGCCTTCGGTGGCCACGGCCAACGGATCACCGCTGTGGAGCAACTCGCTCCCGTGCTCGCCGAAGCCATCAACGCAGGGGGAGTGCAGTTGCTGCACGTGCCCACGGTGTTGTTCGAGCAGGCCTGA
- a CDS encoding amidohydrolase: protein MQEAPAALAVDVKATASKWIDANMARLSEWHRHIWELAEPAWREYRSAAWYVERLRSEGFDVEVGSGGMPTAFNAEWTSGTGGPVLLTYAEYDAVPGNCQAATTSEAPREGLSPFAPGHTDPHSALGISTLAGLLGAKHAMEVHGIDGTLRYTGEPAEKVQGSKVVHGLRGYYDGVDAIVSFHPFYMLPLCNTARWDTQCGSYYSKVYSFICDEPETWQLSSNPNSPIPASHSAARAPGANVALMQMYTSSRVMQDAMLPSFGGWSLSDAILGSGQATADNLPARIAQIQYSWRCPTLEMAEHVLSVLDRNATHAAAMAHCRVEETWVARNRPGITNHVLAEALYANLEQVGAPVYNDDSVAAAQAIQSGLGILPMEKPFLDECESLITPQDAERALREHLAPWQKNWTSDDYVEMTHYAPTVRFYVSRPALKPNPDGGAYPGWVMNALGGIPAAIDPTIEVAGKTIAGTFVDLLTNSQLLAEAGDEFRRRKAEDPTGPLLPADFVAPVGLAWPDYSRAEGSEGRIWNPQTL, encoded by the coding sequence ATGCAGGAAGCCCCCGCGGCGCTCGCCGTCGACGTCAAGGCCACCGCCAGCAAGTGGATCGACGCCAACATGGCCCGGCTCTCCGAATGGCACCGGCACATCTGGGAGCTGGCCGAGCCGGCGTGGCGTGAATATCGCTCGGCCGCCTGGTACGTGGAGCGGCTGCGGTCCGAGGGCTTCGACGTGGAGGTTGGCAGCGGCGGCATGCCTACCGCCTTCAACGCCGAGTGGACGTCCGGGACGGGCGGTCCGGTGCTGCTGACCTACGCCGAGTACGACGCCGTGCCCGGCAACTGCCAGGCCGCCACCACCTCGGAAGCCCCGCGGGAGGGCCTGAGCCCTTTCGCGCCCGGACACACCGATCCGCATTCGGCGCTTGGGATTTCCACGTTGGCCGGACTGCTGGGCGCCAAGCATGCAATGGAGGTCCACGGCATCGACGGCACCCTGCGCTACACCGGCGAGCCCGCCGAGAAGGTGCAGGGCTCCAAGGTGGTGCACGGGCTGCGCGGCTATTACGACGGCGTGGACGCGATCGTCAGCTTTCACCCGTTCTACATGCTGCCGCTGTGCAACACCGCCCGCTGGGACACTCAGTGCGGCAGTTACTACTCCAAGGTGTACTCGTTCATCTGTGACGAGCCGGAGACCTGGCAGCTCTCGTCCAACCCGAACTCGCCCATCCCGGCGTCCCACTCGGCAGCCCGGGCACCGGGCGCAAACGTGGCGCTGATGCAGATGTACACCAGTTCGCGGGTGATGCAGGATGCGATGCTGCCCTCGTTCGGAGGGTGGAGCCTGTCGGATGCGATCCTCGGCTCCGGGCAGGCCACGGCGGATAACCTGCCCGCGCGGATCGCGCAGATCCAGTACTCCTGGCGTTGCCCCACGCTGGAGATGGCTGAGCATGTGCTGTCCGTCCTGGACCGCAACGCTACGCACGCCGCCGCCATGGCGCACTGCCGCGTCGAGGAGACGTGGGTTGCCCGCAACCGCCCCGGCATCACGAATCACGTGCTGGCCGAGGCGCTGTATGCGAACCTCGAGCAGGTGGGAGCGCCTGTTTATAACGACGACTCCGTCGCCGCCGCCCAGGCGATCCAGTCCGGTCTGGGCATTTTGCCGATGGAGAAGCCGTTCCTGGACGAGTGTGAATCCCTGATTACGCCGCAGGACGCCGAACGTGCGCTGCGCGAGCACCTGGCGCCGTGGCAGAAGAACTGGACTAGTGATGACTACGTGGAAATGACGCACTACGCGCCGACGGTCCGGTTCTACGTCTCACGACCCGCGCTGAAACCAAACCCCGACGGCGGCGCCTACCCAGGCTGGGTGATGAACGCACTCGGCGGCATTCCGGCGGCTATCGATCCCACCATCGAGGTTGCCGGAAAGACGATTGCCGGTACGTTTGTGGATCTGTTGACGAACTCCCAACTGCTCGCCGAAGCGGGCGATGAGTTCCGGCGTCGTAAAGCTGAGGACCCAACCGGGCCGCTGCTTCCCGCTGATTTTGTGGCGCCGGTTGGGCTGGCGTGGCCGGATTACTCTAGGGCTGAGGGCTCCGAAGGAAGGATCTGGAACCCGCAGACGCTCTGA